One genomic window of Halanaerobium saccharolyticum subsp. saccharolyticum DSM 6643 includes the following:
- a CDS encoding RES domain-containing protein has translation MYCCEVCFSDKKIVGYIKQNGSKNNCDFCGAKNVACINPLELQDLFVNLIDLYTPYKEINYTERNFSGSLAELIQYEWNIFNNNLTKNNQNSLLDKIRNDKGNENFYSSSELWIDFKYDFLINSGVGYWSILSEKLKYHTRFIINQSTNNEQQFFDLLNESIEIAKTILSEGCKIYRARIGSKKEKNNKINQKYVPYKEMGVPPRNKASAGRANPSGIPFLYLASDKKTALSEVRPWKKAKVSIASFLTNQQLKIVDLTDIDNIKSPFEFQDNLKREIEKRYFIKNLSYKLAKPINPNKSDIEYIPTQFITEYIKMKNYDGIKFKSAMGPGNNIVLFNEKVVTQKNSNLFEVENIDYKFHEYKN, from the coding sequence ATGTATTGTTGTGAGGTATGTTTTAGTGATAAAAAAATAGTAGGTTATATTAAACAAAATGGTAGTAAAAATAATTGTGATTTTTGTGGTGCAAAAAATGTTGCTTGTATAAATCCATTAGAATTACAAGATTTATTTGTAAATTTAATTGATTTATATACTCCTTATAAAGAAATAAATTATACAGAAAGGAATTTCAGCGGATCATTAGCAGAATTAATTCAATATGAATGGAATATATTTAATAATAATTTAACTAAAAATAATCAAAATAGTCTTTTAGATAAAATAAGAAATGATAAAGGTAATGAAAATTTTTATAGTTCTTCTGAATTATGGATAGATTTTAAATATGATTTTCTCATAAATTCTGGAGTAGGTTATTGGAGTATTTTATCAGAAAAACTAAAATATCATACAAGATTTATAATAAATCAATCTACTAATAATGAACAACAATTTTTTGATTTATTAAATGAATCTATAGAGATCGCAAAAACTATATTATCAGAAGGTTGTAAAATCTATAGAGCAAGAATCGGAAGTAAAAAAGAGAAAAATAATAAAATAAATCAAAAATATGTTCCGTATAAAGAAATGGGGGTTCCTCCGAGAAATAAAGCAAGTGCTGGCAGGGCTAATCCATCTGGGATACCATTTTTATATTTAGCATCTGATAAAAAGACAGCTTTATCTGAAGTAAGACCTTGGAAAAAAGCAAAAGTTTCAATTGCAAGTTTTTTGACAAATCAACAGTTGAAAATTGTAGATCTAACTGATATTGATAATATAAAATCTCCTTTTGAATTTCAAGATAATCTAAAAAGAGAAATAGAGAAAAGATATTTTATAAAAAATTTAAGTTATAAATTAGCAAAACCAATAAATCCAAATAAATCTGATATAGAGTATATTCCGACTCAATTTATTACTGAATATATTAAGATGAAAAATTATGATGGTATAAAATTCAAAAGTGCTATGGGACCAGGTAATAATATAGTTTTATTTAATGAAAAAGTTGTTACTCAAAAAAATAGTAACCTGTTTGAAGTTGAAAATATTGATTATAAGTTTCATGAATATAAAAATTAG
- a CDS encoding ATP-dependent nuclease, protein MYIKKIAISGYKTLVDFKFEEIQEGLNILVGKNNVGKSNILKALDIFFTRQGTLKEDEIANSFDSFLNNRDNIYMEVVFADASDMFGSNRSEITLKINLNENNRKYMIKLKGKYKNMSKDSFFKNNPKYIYFGDLNEMNFNSNDLQELYSINNANERRKIETNASQFLQYILNTNINISINLNNDSSYSIDVIDSYGNSNLLSNKSSGLQQLVYLGVVFSFNLLKKPKNIILGIEEPESNLHTSLQKRLFKRIREISEAYSVQIFLTTHSPVFIDKFNYESVHHVKRNNNMHTKVLKESYRNNWFNIRKDLGLGINDSLFVGEFNLLVEGPTEKIIFPKIIKILHDKDLISFGEEDINLLSAQGAPNLHYFSKLISQMGLPTVILVDKDQQGNNAKEKIEDDNRFNKLKVISLDKEGHDKCEIEDLINNDLLLNSINELYNSSLNEEDLLRARKNEYHEESGLIKFSKAFKKFDLEKNRDLSKLNLATIIKSGLNEEYDLELIKEFFMKIDNFYKEFM, encoded by the coding sequence ATGTATATTAAAAAAATAGCTATATCAGGTTATAAAACTTTAGTAGATTTTAAATTTGAAGAGATACAAGAAGGTTTAAATATATTAGTTGGAAAAAATAATGTAGGGAAAAGTAATATTTTAAAAGCACTTGATATATTTTTTACTCGGCAAGGCACATTAAAAGAAGATGAGATTGCCAATTCTTTTGATTCATTTTTAAATAATCGAGACAACATATATATGGAAGTAGTTTTTGCTGATGCTTCTGATATGTTTGGTAGTAACAGAAGTGAGATTACTTTAAAAATTAATTTAAATGAAAATAATAGGAAATATATGATTAAATTAAAAGGAAAATATAAAAACATGTCTAAAGATAGTTTTTTTAAAAATAATCCAAAATATATTTATTTTGGTGATTTAAATGAAATGAATTTTAATTCAAATGATTTGCAAGAACTATATTCTATAAATAATGCGAATGAAAGAAGAAAAATTGAAACTAATGCTTCCCAGTTTTTGCAATATATTTTAAACACTAATATTAATATTTCAATTAATTTGAATAACGATAGTTCTTATAGCATAGATGTAATTGATAGCTATGGAAACAGTAATTTGTTATCTAATAAAAGTTCTGGTCTACAGCAATTAGTTTATTTAGGGGTAGTTTTTTCTTTTAATTTGTTAAAAAAACCTAAAAATATTATTTTGGGTATTGAAGAACCTGAATCTAATTTACATACTTCTTTACAAAAAAGACTTTTCAAAAGGATAAGAGAAATTTCTGAAGCGTATTCTGTACAGATTTTTTTGACAACACATTCTCCTGTTTTTATAGATAAATTTAATTACGAATCTGTGCATCATGTAAAAAGAAACAATAATATGCATACGAAGGTCTTAAAAGAAAGTTATAGAAATAATTGGTTTAATATAAGAAAAGATTTAGGATTAGGTATTAATGATTCTTTATTTGTCGGAGAGTTCAATTTGCTTGTAGAGGGACCTACTGAAAAAATTATTTTTCCAAAAATAATAAAGATATTACATGATAAGGACTTAATTAGTTTTGGCGAAGAAGATATTAATTTATTGAGTGCTCAAGGAGCACCAAACTTGCATTATTTTTCAAAATTAATATCTCAAATGGGGTTACCAACTGTTATTTTAGTAGATAAAGATCAACAAGGAAATAATGCAAAAGAAAAAATTGAAGACGATAACCGTTTTAACAAATTAAAAGTCATCTCTTTAGATAAAGAAGGACATGATAAATGTGAAATTGAAGATTTAATAAATAATGACCTTTTATTAAATAGTATAAATGAGTTATATAATAGTTCACTGAATGAAGAGGATCTATTAAGAGCTCGAAAAAATGAATATCATGAAGAGTCAGGTTTAATAAAATTTTCAAAGGCATTTAAAAAATTTGATTTAGAAAAAAATAGAGATTTATCTAAATTAAATCTTGCAACAATAATAAAGAGTGGTTTAAATGAAGAATATGATTTAGAATTAATTAAAGAATTTTTTATGAAAATTGATAATTTTTATAAAGAGTTTATGTAA
- a CDS encoding helix-turn-helix transcriptional regulator, whose amino-acid sequence MYEIKKQIIRYRIENDLTQKELADRIGTKQSAISRLENDDYNPSV is encoded by the coding sequence ATGTATGAAATAAAAAAACAAATAATTAGGTATAGAATAGAAAATGATTTAACTCAGAAAGAATTAGCAGATAGAATAGGAACTAAACAGTCTGCTATTTCCAGACTAGAAAATGATGATTATAATCCGAGTGTTTAA
- a CDS encoding DUF1349 domain-containing protein, giving the protein MKIINFNKNISEEFYWFNEAREYYCDEGLVIKTKSDTDFWQRTHYGFKRDNGHCLLTKLRGDFSFTYKHMYCIIIVERR; this is encoded by the coding sequence ATGAAAATAATTAATTTTAATAAGAATATTTCAGAAGAGTTTTATTGGTTTAATGAAGCAAGAGAATATTATTGTGATGAGGGATTAGTAATTAAAACTAAATCTGATACTGATTTTTGGCAGAGAACTCATTATGGTTTTAAAAGAGATAATGGGCACTGTTTATTAACTAAACTTAGAGGAGATTTTTCTTTTACATACAAACATATGTATTGTATAATTATAGTAGAAAGGAGGTGA
- a CDS encoding RNA-guided endonuclease InsQ/TnpB family protein: MRLSFKFKPKLNHKQLVIIRELAWHCSKLYNTINYKVKNNKEQKPVYTQLEKQFKNNWHNEYLHSHNRQQALKQLAQDWKSFFASLKDYNKNPQKYKGQPGPPNFKHLNSNPCEIIFTNLAIRIRNDKLLLSLSKRIQSKYNVKALNFELPEAVQSIIDLDAVQQIKIKQDHISKKWYLLIIYKVKEAKESKKSNMMAVDLGLDNLATLTFKNNSECYIINGKTIKSKNAYFNKKIARLQSIRMKQQSTSKIKDTSEIKRLRLKRRNYIRDYLHKASWKIVDLAVGNKVSAIVIGDIKNIKQSSKLKSFVQIPIQRLVELIEYKAKLNGIKVVKINESYTSGCSALDLEKINKSNYNKSRRITRGLFKTNQGLLINADQNGSLNILRKYLKNKCILRPIKQARDNGYVANPSRLRVS; the protein is encoded by the coding sequence ATGCGGTTATCATTTAAATTTAAGCCTAAATTAAACCATAAGCAGTTAGTGATAATTAGGGAATTAGCCTGGCATTGCTCTAAATTATATAATACAATTAATTATAAAGTAAAAAATAATAAAGAGCAAAAACCTGTCTATACTCAATTAGAAAAACAGTTTAAAAATAACTGGCATAATGAATACCTTCATTCTCATAACAGACAGCAGGCATTAAAACAATTAGCTCAGGACTGGAAAAGTTTTTTTGCTTCTCTCAAAGATTATAATAAGAATCCTCAAAAATATAAAGGGCAGCCAGGACCGCCAAATTTTAAACATCTAAACAGCAACCCCTGCGAAATAATATTTACCAACTTAGCTATTAGAATTAGAAATGATAAATTGCTTTTGTCCTTATCTAAAAGAATACAATCTAAATATAATGTGAAAGCTCTTAATTTTGAGCTGCCTGAAGCAGTTCAAAGCATTATAGATTTAGATGCTGTTCAGCAGATAAAGATCAAGCAGGATCACATCTCTAAAAAATGGTATCTTTTAATTATCTACAAAGTTAAAGAAGCAAAAGAAAGTAAGAAATCCAACATGATGGCAGTAGATTTGGGGCTTGATAATTTAGCTACCTTAACATTTAAAAATAATTCTGAGTGTTATATTATCAATGGTAAAACTATTAAATCTAAAAACGCTTACTTCAATAAAAAAATTGCTAGACTGCAGAGTATCAGAATGAAACAGCAGAGTACCAGCAAAATTAAAGATACCAGCGAGATAAAAAGACTCAGATTAAAGAGAAGAAATTATATTAGAGATTATCTCCATAAAGCAAGTTGGAAAATAGTTGATTTAGCAGTTGGAAATAAGGTGTCTGCTATTGTAATTGGAGATATAAAAAATATTAAGCAAAGCAGCAAGCTTAAGTCTTTTGTCCAAATACCAATTCAGAGATTAGTTGAACTAATTGAATATAAAGCTAAATTAAATGGTATCAAGGTTGTTAAAATTAATGAAAGTTATACCTCTGGCTGTAGTGCACTAGATCTAGAAAAAATAAATAAAAGCAACTATAATAAATCCAGAAGAATTACAAGAGGTCTCTTTAAAACTAATCAAGGTCTATTAATTAATGCAGATCAGAATGGCAGTCTTAACATTCTTCGCAAATACCTAAAAAATAAATGTATTCTCAGACCTATTAAACAGGCGAGAGATAATGGATATGTGGCCAATCCTTCAAGATTAAGGGTATCCTAA
- a CDS encoding DUF1349 domain-containing protein → MKIYNLGGEVHDQCGLIVRIDQDNWIKVSTEYENENISRLESVVTNLGYSDWATTDISSEIKSMWYRISKNGNDFLIENSRGGENWKQIRITHLHQEIEELEVGIYACSPQDSSFQCKADKIIIDKNKWGIDK, encoded by the coding sequence ATGAAAATCTATAATTTAGGTGGTGAGGTTCACGATCAATGTGGATTAATTGTAAGAATAGATCAAGATAATTGGATTAAGGTCTCTACAGAATATGAAAACGAAAATATAAGTAGATTAGAATCAGTTGTTACGAATTTAGGTTATTCTGATTGGGCAACAACAGATATATCTTCGGAGATTAAATCAATGTGGTATCGAATTAGTAAAAATGGTAATGATTTTTTAATTGAGAATTCTAGGGGTGGAGAAAATTGGAAACAAATTAGAATAACTCACCTTCACCAAGAAATAGAAGAGTTAGAAGTAGGTATTTATGCTTGTAGCCCTCAAGATAGTAGTTTTCAATGTAAGGCAGATAAAATAATAATAGACAAAAACAAATGGGGGATAGATAAATAA
- a CDS encoding cyclase family protein: MKFIDLSHYFENNMPGFKMKNEDGTYTKYTANIKPFLTHEESKPKYQGKASFEITEILFQTSIGTYIDSPYHRYPDGRDISEIKINEVILAGVVIDVRGRNEFESVDSDIIPNDLELEDKAVLFNFGWDKYWGDDKYHSYPYISEELIEYLIDRGVRLVGVDTLNIDSSRKMKRPAHTLLLKNEIFIVENLTGLEELYGKKFRFFAVPLKAKNVAALSIRAFAEILE; encoded by the coding sequence TTGAAATTTATTGATTTAAGTCATTATTTTGAGAATAATATGCCAGGATTTAAGATGAAAAATGAAGATGGTACTTATACTAAATATACTGCAAATATAAAACCATTTTTAACTCATGAAGAATCAAAACCTAAATATCAGGGAAAAGCTTCTTTTGAAATAACAGAAATTTTATTTCAAACTTCAATTGGTACTTATATTGATTCACCTTATCATAGATACCCAGATGGTAGAGATATTAGTGAAATTAAAATTAATGAGGTAATTCTAGCGGGGGTTGTTATAGATGTCCGAGGAAGAAATGAATTTGAATCAGTAGATTCAGATATTATTCCAAATGATTTAGAGTTAGAAGATAAAGCGGTTTTATTTAATTTTGGATGGGATAAATATTGGGGTGATGATAAATATCATTCATATCCATATATATCAGAAGAATTAATCGAATATTTAATTGATAGAGGAGTAAGACTTGTTGGGGTTGATACATTAAATATTGATAGTTCAAGGAAAATGAAACGTCCTGCTCATACTTTATTACTTAAGAATGAAATTTTTATAGTAGAGAATTTAACAGGATTAGAAGAATTATATGGGAAAAAATTTAGATTTTTTGCAGTTCCTTTAAAAGCTAAAAATGTTGCTGCTTTATCAATTAGAGCTTTTGCAGAAATTTTAGAGTAA
- a CDS encoding transposase, whose product MYVKEKWRFNFWSRSYYIVSTGDATIEIIKKYIENQSK is encoded by the coding sequence TTGTATGTAAAAGAAAAATGGAGGTTTAATTTTTGGTCTAGGAGCTACTATATTGTATCTACGGGTGATGCTACTATTGAGATAATCAAAAAATATATTGAAAATCAAAGTAAATAG
- a CDS encoding IS200/IS605 family element transposase accessory protein TnpB yields MKQLGTSKIKDTSEIKRLRLKRRNYIRDYLHKASWEIVDLAVENKVSAIVIGDIKILSKAASLSLLSKYQFRD; encoded by the coding sequence ATGAAACAGCTGGGTACCAGTAAAATTAAAGATACCAGCGAGATAAAAAGACTAAGATTAAAGAGAAGAAATTATATTAGAGATTATCTCCATAAAGCAAGTTGGGAAATAGTTGATTTAGCAGTTGAAAATAAGGTGTCTGCTATTGTAATCGGAGATATAAAAATATTAAGCAAAGCAGCAAGTTTAAGTCTTTTGTCCAAATACCAATTCAGAGATTAA
- a CDS encoding zinc ribbon domain-containing protein: MEYKAKLNGIKVVKINESYTSGCSALDLEKTNVFSDLLNRREIMDMWPILQN, translated from the coding sequence ATTGAATATAAAGCTAAATTAAATGGTATCAAGGTTGTTAAAATTAATGAAAGTTATACCTCTGGCTGTAGTGCACTAGATCTAGAAAAAACAAATGTATTCTCAGACCTATTAAACAGGCGAGAGATAATGGATATGTGGCCAATCCTTCAAAATTAA
- a CDS encoding aldo/keto reductase, with amino-acid sequence MKKRRMGSTGLKVSEVGFGAWQLGNTKNWKGATDREAIKLVHKAIDLGCNFFDTAPNYAGGKSEELLGKALKGKREQVIISTKFGHFADGHTDYRPSLIKNSVENSLRKLQTDYLDSLLLHSPPHGIMRGEQNHYQILEELKQSGKIKSYGVSVDTSTEMKYVLENSDSEILEIFFNIFHQDTKDAFPLVKEKDVGLIVKVPLDSGWLTGKYDHNSEFSGIRERWSPQVIKRRADLVERVKEIKSESNSMVQEALEYILSYPEVSTVIPGVRNEKQLKENLSASDNITSERVKEYEKLYSENIEDNLLPW; translated from the coding sequence ATGAAGAAAAGAAGAATGGGAAGTACCGGTTTAAAGGTATCAGAAGTTGGTTTTGGAGCCTGGCAGTTGGGTAATACAAAGAATTGGAAAGGCGCCACAGATAGAGAGGCGATCAAACTTGTTCATAAAGCTATAGATTTAGGATGTAATTTTTTTGATACTGCTCCAAACTATGCAGGTGGGAAGAGTGAAGAACTTTTAGGTAAGGCTTTAAAGGGGAAAAGAGAGCAAGTAATAATCAGTACTAAGTTTGGCCATTTCGCTGATGGACATACAGATTATCGCCCTTCTTTAATCAAGAATTCGGTCGAGAACAGTTTGAGAAAGCTTCAGACAGACTACCTTGACTCCCTATTGCTACATAGTCCACCTCATGGAATTATGAGAGGGGAGCAGAATCATTATCAAATTTTAGAGGAATTGAAACAGTCTGGTAAGATTAAAAGTTATGGTGTATCTGTTGATACTAGTACAGAAATGAAATATGTTTTAGAAAATAGTGATTCAGAAATCTTGGAGATATTTTTTAATATTTTTCATCAAGATACTAAAGATGCTTTCCCTTTAGTTAAAGAAAAGGATGTCGGGCTAATAGTAAAAGTTCCTTTAGATTCAGGTTGGTTAACTGGTAAATATGATCACAATAGTGAATTTTCAGGTATAAGAGAACGCTGGTCACCTCAGGTTATTAAAAGAAGGGCAGATTTGGTTGAGAGGGTGAAGGAAATAAAGAGTGAAAGTAATAGTATGGTTCAAGAAGCTTTAGAATATATATTGAGTTATCCCGAGGTTTCGACAGTTATTCCGGGTGTTAGGAATGAGAAACAGTTAAAGGAAAATTTGAGTGCATCTGATAATATAACTTCAGAGAGGGTTAAAGAGTATGAGAAACTCTATAGTGAAAATATAGAGGATAATTTATTGCCTTGGTAA
- a CDS encoding MerR family transcriptional regulator: MYQIGEFSKINRITVKTLRYYDRVGLLKPAFVNDDNGYRYYTSEQLPIIHKIIALRQMDFSINEILDLLKGENDNIIFENKKEKILNDIQEKKKQLTQITHYLEKNREGFKMSYEVLLKELPEVIVYAKRMMIPNYDYYFEAVPKIGKEISEVNPGLKCAKPNYCFTIYLDGEYKEKDFKVEICEAVTSFGKETDEIKFKKINKVDNAACVFHKGSYDKIGEAYAHLFKWIEDNNYIASNKPRESYIDGIWNKENVSDWLTEIQVPL, translated from the coding sequence ATGTATCAAATAGGAGAATTCTCTAAAATAAACAGAATAACTGTTAAAACACTAAGATATTATGACAGAGTAGGATTATTGAAACCAGCATTTGTAAATGATGATAATGGATACCGTTATTATACTTCTGAACAATTACCAATAATACACAAAATTATTGCTTTAAGGCAGATGGACTTTTCCATTAATGAAATTCTAGATTTACTTAAAGGTGAAAATGATAATATTATTTTTGAGAACAAGAAAGAAAAAATCCTAAATGATATTCAAGAAAAGAAAAAACAATTAACACAAATCACACATTATCTTGAAAAAAATAGGGAGGGATTTAAGATGAGTTATGAAGTTTTATTAAAAGAATTACCAGAGGTTATTGTTTATGCAAAAAGAATGATGATACCTAATTATGATTATTATTTTGAGGCTGTACCTAAGATTGGTAAAGAAATTAGTGAAGTAAATCCTGGTTTAAAATGTGCTAAGCCAAACTATTGTTTTACAATTTATCTTGATGGAGAGTACAAAGAAAAAGACTTTAAGGTAGAGATTTGCGAGGCAGTTACTAGTTTTGGGAAAGAAACTGATGAGATTAAATTTAAAAAGATTAATAAAGTTGATAATGCTGCTTGTGTCTTTCACAAAGGTTCTTATGATAAGATAGGGGAGGCATATGCTCATCTCTTTAAATGGATTGAAGATAATAACTATATTGCTAGTAATAAACCAAGAGAATCATATATTGATGGCATTTGGAATAAAGAAAATGTATCAGATTGGTTAACAGAAATACAAGTACCTCTTTAG
- a CDS encoding DUF924 family protein produces MTNKSREIIKFWFEELSPKQWFISSEELDAQIFERFGEIHDAAVRGELESWRATPEGSLAEIIVLDQFSRNIYRGQPGAFANDLAALVLAQEAIRKDFHTEVETFKRSFFYMPFMHSESSKIHERAVKLFDEPGMEEYLDYEFKHKKIIERFGRYPHRNQILGRSSTSEEIEFLSQPGSSF; encoded by the coding sequence ATGACTAATAAAAGTAGAGAAATAATAAAGTTCTGGTTTGAAGAATTAAGTCCAAAACAGTGGTTTATTTCATCTGAAGAGCTTGATGCCCAAATTTTTGAACGTTTCGGTGAGATTCATGATGCTGCAGTTAGGGGAGAACTGGAATCTTGGCGAGCGACTCCAGAAGGAAGCCTTGCAGAAATAATTGTGCTGGATCAATTCTCGCGAAACATTTATCGAGGACAGCCTGGCGCCTTTGCAAATGACCTTGCCGCTTTAGTTCTGGCCCAGGAAGCTATTAGAAAAGACTTCCACACTGAGGTTGAAACTTTTAAGCGCAGTTTCTTCTATATGCCATTTATGCACAGTGAATCCTCCAAAATACACGAAAGAGCAGTTAAACTTTTCGATGAGCCGGGTATGGAGGAATACTTAGATTATGAATTCAAGCACAAAAAAATAATAGAACGATTTGGAAGATATCCACACCGCAATCAAATACTCGGACGCAGTTCTACTTCCGAAGAAATTGAATTCCTTTCTCAGCCAGGCTCTTCCTTTTAA
- a CDS encoding UbiA family prenyltransferase: protein MPNYKKIKGLIELLRPELPFAAGISVIIGEIITLGKLPSLSELFLGFMWGFLLSGSAMILNDFFDIEVDKINAPNRPLPSGLVSSNTAIVFTIIISLLGLVISFFINKAAILLYIIFWFIGFLYNWKLKEKGLLGNLFVSSSVAVTIILGAIAVGNPWNEAVLIFSLMLFVFDLGEEIAADAMDIEGDKKRNIKSIAILIGRQKALNISFLLFMIYIILSFIPVILNLFGISYLIIISLTNSMILIWGIKLIKSSTIKEGRIYVRRLYLSGLLGFLLIIISMIVI, encoded by the coding sequence ATGCCTAATTATAAAAAAATAAAGGGACTAATAGAATTATTACGGCCAGAATTGCCTTTTGCTGCAGGAATCTCTGTAATTATAGGAGAAATTATCACACTTGGTAAATTACCTTCTTTATCAGAATTATTTTTGGGTTTTATGTGGGGTTTTTTACTATCTGGATCGGCAATGATTTTAAATGACTTTTTTGATATTGAAGTGGATAAAATTAATGCACCAAATAGACCTCTACCCTCAGGATTGGTTTCTTCAAATACTGCTATAGTCTTTACTATTATTATAAGCTTGCTTGGATTGGTCATATCTTTTTTTATTAATAAAGCAGCTATTTTATTATATATAATTTTTTGGTTTATTGGTTTCCTATATAATTGGAAGTTAAAAGAAAAAGGTTTGTTGGGTAATTTATTTGTTAGTTCCTCAGTTGCAGTTACTATTATTCTTGGAGCGATAGCAGTTGGTAATCCCTGGAATGAGGCTGTTCTGATTTTTAGTCTAATGCTTTTTGTTTTTGACCTTGGAGAAGAAATTGCAGCAGATGCAATGGATATTGAGGGAGACAAAAAGAGAAATATAAAATCAATTGCAATACTTATTGGGAGACAAAAAGCCCTTAATATTTCATTCTTATTATTTATGATTTATATTATCTTAAGTTTTATACCAGTAATTTTAAATTTATTTGGAATCAGTTATTTAATTATTATTTCTTTAACAAATAGTATGATCTTAATTTGGGGGATAAAACTCATTAAAAGTTCAACTATCAAAGAAGGTCGGATTTATGTTCGCAGATTATATCTTAGTGGCCTTTTGGGATTTCTTTTAATTATTATAAGTATGATTGTTATATAG
- a CDS encoding pyridoxamine 5'-phosphate oxidase family protein, with the protein MNIPKDIIELIENENLCAMATCLENKPYLSLMNFTYLENENKIILSSRKNSRKYSNIQKNKNISLLISSSSNKQSATLLGTAVTIDDKNEKKYTEMHKENINMPQFISGNNIGLIVFSIEEIIISDSQDQVKYIKEDE; encoded by the coding sequence ATGAATATTCCAAAAGATATCATAGAATTGATAGAAAATGAAAATTTATGTGCAATGGCTACCTGTTTGGAGAATAAACCCTACTTATCACTAATGAATTTTACCTATTTAGAAAACGAAAATAAAATTATTTTAAGCAGTAGAAAAAATAGCAGAAAATATTCTAATATTCAAAAAAACAAAAACATATCCTTGCTGATATCCTCAAGTTCTAATAAACAGAGTGCAACTCTTTTAGGAACTGCTGTGACAATAGATGATAAAAACGAAAAGAAATATACAGAAATGCATAAGGAAAATATTAATATGCCTCAATTCATCTCAGGTAATAATATAGGTTTAATTGTTTTTAGCATTGAAGAAATTATTATTTCAGACAGTCAGGATCAGGTTAAATATATTAAAGAGGATGAGTAA
- a CDS encoding flavin reductase family protein encodes MKIEVDYLEFMWPMRHFLITCGDIEGKSNIIAVSFCMPVAKEPPLIACAIGKDFYSSKLIEDTKEFIVNVPSKELKKEIYYCGFHSGYQVDKFKETALTKKPAVKVKVPIIDECIAYMECKVTQKIITGDKNLFIGEVIEAKADEDIVKGERKIEYAKGDFPRKVYATRFNKK; translated from the coding sequence ATGAAAATTGAAGTTGATTATTTGGAATTTATGTGGCCAATGAGGCACTTTCTGATAACTTGTGGAGATATTGAAGGTAAATCAAATATAATTGCTGTTAGTTTTTGTATGCCAGTAGCAAAAGAGCCTCCACTTATTGCTTGTGCAATAGGCAAAGACTTCTATTCTTCTAAATTAATCGAAGACACAAAAGAATTTATAGTAAATGTTCCTTCAAAAGAACTTAAAAAAGAAATATATTATTGTGGTTTTCACTCAGGCTATCAAGTGGATAAATTTAAGGAAACTGCTTTAACTAAAAAACCAGCTGTAAAAGTAAAGGTCCCTATTATTGATGAATGTATAGCTTATATGGAATGTAAGGTTACACAAAAAATAATAACAGGAGATAAAAATCTGTTTATAGGTGAAGTAATAGAAGCAAAAGCTGATGAAGATATAGTCAAGGGAGAAAGAAAAATTGAATATGCAAAAGGGGATTTCCCGAGAAAAGTATATGCTACACGATTTAATAAAAAATAA